The following coding sequences are from one Polynucleobacter sp. JS-JIR-II-50 window:
- a CDS encoding FAD/FMN-binding oxidoreductase, which translates to MNAPLALNQLLDAEAGSPRLREIPYNYTSFSDREIVIRLLGEESWRVLNNLRGVRRTGRSARMLFEILGDIWVVQRNPFLQDDLLDSPHRRKQLIDALWHRLGEVKKRNSGDSADQVEILLSAAYRAIENFENGFKEVEVIRKRARKELGRHTAADNICFDGVSRAAHVTDATDWRVEFPLVVLKPDYESEIPGLVKACIELGLTIIPRGGGTGYTGGAIPLYAMSAVINTEKLQDIGSVKAKKLPGLEREVSTIFTGAGVVTRRVSDAAEHAGLVFAVDPTSADASCIGGNIAMNAGGKKAVLWGTALDNLASWRMVDPQGNWLDIERLEHNMGKIHDVATVRFQLTWSDGNSEPGQRILKTELLEVEGRRFRKEGLGKDVTDKFLSGLPGVQKEGCDGLITSATWVLHRMPKFMRTVCLEFFGQAREAIPSIVEIKAYLDGLSKQGGPILAGLEHLDDRYLRAVGYSTKSKRNSLPKMVLIGDIAGDDEEAVAAATSEVVRMANLRVGEGFVAVSAEARKKFWLDRARTAAIARHTNAFKINEDVVIPLPRMGEYTDGIDRINIELSLKNKLQVLDGLETFLKKSALPLGKSDAEYEIPTAEILGDRVQQALELIAKVRGRWAEWLIEMDSYFPRLQDYSLRASWKEEVRSELRIIFGGLAFEPILAELEAIHKNILRKRVFVALHMHAGDGNVHTNIPVNSDDYEMLQDAHRAVDRIMKLARSLDGVISGEHGIGITKLEYLTEAELKDFRSYKNRVDPEGRFNKGKLMPHADLSMAYTPSFGLMGHESIIMQQSDIGAIADSVKDCLRCGKCKPVCSTHVPRANLLYSPRDKILATSLLIEAFLYEEQTRRGVSIRHWEMFDDVAAHCTVCHKCLTPCPVNIDFGDVTMNMRNLLRKMGQQRFNPGTAASMFFLNATSPESINLARKTMIGWGYKLQRLGNDVLRKFAKQQTAHPPATVGKPNVKEQVIFFVNKKMPGNLPKKTARALLDIEDANYVPIIRDPKTTSADTEAVFYFPGCGSERLFSQVGLATQAMLWNVGVQTVLPPGYLCCGYPQRGNGDFDKAEKMITDNRVLFHRVANTLNYLDIKTVVVSCGTCYDQLAGYQFEQIFPGCRIIDIHEFLAEKGVKLSGVTGVKYMYHDPCHSPMKLQDPLKTVNELIQLEDGKAIAKNDRCCGESGTLAVTRPDISTQVRFRKQIEMEKAATELRKDDFTGEVKVLTSCPSCLQGLSRFDADSDTTADYIVVEMAQKLLGKDWMQDYVAKANQGGIERVLV; encoded by the coding sequence ATGAACGCACCATTAGCTTTGAACCAGTTGTTGGATGCTGAGGCGGGCTCCCCCCGTCTTCGCGAAATTCCCTACAACTACACCTCCTTTTCCGATCGAGAGATTGTTATTCGCTTATTGGGCGAGGAGTCATGGCGCGTTCTCAATAACTTGCGCGGCGTTCGCCGCACAGGCCGTTCCGCTCGCATGTTGTTTGAAATTCTGGGTGATATTTGGGTGGTTCAGCGCAATCCTTTTTTGCAAGATGATTTGTTGGATAGCCCCCATCGCCGTAAACAATTAATCGATGCACTCTGGCATCGCTTGGGCGAAGTCAAGAAGCGCAATAGTGGCGATTCTGCCGACCAAGTAGAAATTCTATTAAGTGCTGCTTATCGCGCAATCGAAAATTTCGAAAACGGATTTAAAGAAGTAGAAGTGATTCGTAAGCGTGCTCGTAAAGAGTTAGGCCGCCACACCGCTGCAGATAATATTTGTTTTGATGGCGTGTCTCGCGCCGCTCACGTTACGGATGCAACAGACTGGCGCGTAGAGTTTCCGTTGGTTGTTCTAAAGCCGGATTACGAATCTGAAATTCCAGGTTTAGTAAAAGCTTGTATTGAATTGGGTTTGACGATTATTCCTCGTGGAGGGGGTACTGGCTATACCGGCGGCGCTATTCCGTTGTATGCAATGTCTGCAGTAATTAACACTGAGAAGTTGCAAGATATTGGCAGTGTAAAAGCTAAAAAACTACCAGGGTTAGAGCGCGAAGTATCTACCATCTTTACTGGTGCGGGCGTTGTGACCCGTCGCGTATCTGATGCTGCAGAGCATGCTGGTCTTGTGTTTGCGGTTGATCCTACTTCTGCTGATGCAAGCTGCATTGGTGGCAATATTGCCATGAATGCTGGCGGTAAAAAGGCGGTTCTTTGGGGAACTGCTTTAGACAATCTTGCTAGCTGGCGCATGGTGGATCCGCAAGGCAACTGGTTAGATATCGAGCGCCTTGAACACAATATGGGCAAGATCCATGATGTGGCAACCGTCCGTTTTCAGCTGACTTGGTCTGATGGCAATAGCGAGCCGGGTCAGCGCATTCTGAAAACAGAATTATTAGAAGTGGAAGGTAGACGTTTCCGCAAAGAAGGTTTGGGTAAAGATGTTACTGATAAATTTTTATCAGGTTTACCTGGCGTGCAAAAAGAAGGTTGCGATGGTTTGATTACTAGCGCAACTTGGGTATTACATCGCATGCCAAAATTCATGCGTACTGTTTGCTTAGAGTTTTTTGGTCAAGCTCGTGAAGCTATTCCAAGCATTGTCGAGATCAAAGCTTACTTAGACGGCCTAAGCAAGCAAGGTGGTCCAATCTTGGCCGGTCTCGAGCACTTGGACGATCGCTATTTAAGAGCAGTGGGTTATTCAACTAAATCGAAGCGCAATAGCCTGCCGAAGATGGTGTTGATTGGCGACATTGCTGGCGATGATGAAGAGGCTGTTGCTGCAGCGACTAGTGAAGTAGTGCGTATGGCGAACTTACGTGTAGGTGAAGGCTTTGTTGCAGTCAGCGCCGAAGCTCGTAAGAAATTCTGGCTTGATCGTGCCCGCACGGCTGCGATTGCCCGTCATACCAATGCCTTCAAGATCAATGAAGACGTCGTGATTCCTTTGCCACGTATGGGCGAGTACACCGACGGCATTGATCGCATCAACATTGAGCTCTCTCTTAAGAATAAGTTACAAGTACTCGATGGTCTTGAGACTTTCTTGAAAAAGAGCGCATTGCCGCTAGGTAAAAGTGATGCTGAGTATGAGATTCCTACAGCAGAAATCTTGGGCGATCGTGTTCAACAAGCCTTAGAACTCATCGCCAAGGTACGTGGGCGTTGGGCTGAGTGGCTCATTGAGATGGACTCTTATTTCCCGCGTCTGCAGGATTACAGTTTGCGCGCTTCATGGAAAGAGGAAGTACGCTCAGAGTTGCGCATCATCTTTGGTGGTTTGGCGTTTGAGCCGATTCTGGCAGAGTTAGAGGCAATTCACAAAAACATTTTGCGTAAGCGTGTATTCGTGGCCTTGCACATGCATGCTGGCGACGGAAACGTTCACACCAATATTCCGGTGAACTCGGATGACTACGAGATGTTGCAGGATGCGCATCGCGCCGTAGATCGGATCATGAAATTAGCCCGCTCATTAGACGGCGTGATTTCTGGTGAGCATGGTATTGGCATTACTAAATTAGAGTATTTAACAGAAGCTGAACTCAAAGATTTCCGCAGCTATAAGAATCGAGTTGATCCAGAAGGTCGCTTTAATAAAGGCAAGTTGATGCCACATGCTGACCTGAGCATGGCCTACACGCCAAGCTTTGGTTTGATGGGCCATGAGTCGATCATCATGCAGCAAAGCGATATTGGTGCGATTGCCGATAGCGTAAAAGATTGTTTACGGTGCGGTAAATGTAAGCCTGTTTGCTCAACCCATGTACCACGTGCAAACTTGCTCTATAGCCCACGAGACAAAATCCTAGCAACATCACTATTGATTGAGGCCTTCCTATATGAAGAGCAAACTCGACGTGGTGTTTCGATTCGTCATTGGGAAATGTTCGATGACGTCGCGGCGCATTGCACCGTTTGTCATAAGTGCTTAACTCCATGCCCAGTCAATATCGACTTTGGTGATGTGACCATGAATATGCGTAATCTTTTGCGTAAGATGGGACAGCAGCGCTTCAATCCTGGTACAGCAGCATCCATGTTCTTCTTGAATGCCACTAGCCCAGAATCGATTAATCTCGCTCGCAAGACCATGATTGGTTGGGGTTATAAGCTACAGCGTTTGGGCAATGATGTCTTGCGTAAGTTTGCAAAACAACAAACTGCCCATCCACCCGCAACAGTAGGAAAGCCGAACGTTAAAGAACAGGTCATTTTCTTTGTAAACAAGAAGATGCCCGGCAATCTCCCTAAGAAAACAGCGCGTGCTTTGTTGGATATTGAAGATGCCAACTACGTTCCAATTATTCGTGATCCTAAGACAACTTCTGCAGATACTGAGGCAGTGTTTTACTTCCCGGGTTGTGGATCTGAGCGTTTGTTCTCTCAAGTTGGCCTAGCTACTCAAGCGATGTTGTGGAATGTAGGTGTGCAAACGGTTCTGCCACCAGGCTATCTCTGTTGCGGCTACCCGCAGCGTGGCAATGGTGACTTTGATAAAGCAGAGAAGATGATCACGGATAACCGTGTGTTATTCCATCGTGTTGCCAATACCCTTAATTACTTAGATATCAAGACCGTGGTTGTTTCTTGTGGCACTTGCTATGACCAGTTAGCAGGCTACCAGTTCGAACAGATTTTCCCTGGCTGCCGCATTATTGATATTCATGAGTTCTTGGCAGAGAAGGGCGTGAAGCTCTCTGGCGTAACGGGTGTGAAGTATATGTATCACGATCCTTGTCACTCCCCAATGAAGTTACAAGACCCTCTGAAGACGGTGAATGAGTTAATTCAGCTCGAAGATGGCAAAGCAATTGCGAAGAATGATCGTTGCTGCGGTGAATCTGGCACGTTGGCCGTCACACGTCCTGATATTTCTACTCAAGTGCGTTTCCGTAAACAGATTGAGATGGAAAAAGCTGCGACTGAATTGCGCAAAGATGATTTCACTGGCGAAGTCAAAGTGTTAACTAGCTGCCCATCATGCTTACAAGGCCTCTCACGTTTTGATGCAGATAGCGACACTACAGCCGATTACATTGTTGTTGAAATGGCTCAGAAGTTACTTGGTAAAGACTGGATGCAGGACTATGTAGCCAAGGCCAACCAAGGTGGTATTGAGAGGGTCCTCGTTTAA